The following coding sequences lie in one Paramisgurnus dabryanus chromosome 16, PD_genome_1.1, whole genome shotgun sequence genomic window:
- the glrbb gene encoding glycine receptor, beta b: MALLSCCNIKVQKVIFLLLIICLWMEGGFTKEKSTKKGKKKGKQVYCPSQLSSEDLARVPANTTSNILNRLLVTYDPRIRPNFKGIPVEDRVNIFINSFGSIQETTMDYRVNIFLRQRWNDPRLRLPQDFKSDSLTVDPKMFKCLWKPDLFFANEKSANFHDVTQENILLFIFRNGDVLISMRLSVTLSCPLDLTLFPMDTQRCKMQLESFGYTTDDLQFMWQSGDPVQMEEIALPQFDIKQEDIEYGNCTKFYSGTGYYTCVEVIFTLRRQVGFYMMGVYAPTLLIVVLSWLSFWINPDASAARVPLGILSVLSLSSECTSLASELPKVSYVKAIDIWLIACLLFGFASLVEYAVVQVMLNSPKRLEAERAKIACKEKAEGKTPAKNTINGMGTPIHVSTLQVTETRCKKVCTSKSDLRSNDFSIVGSLPRDFELSNFDCYGKPIESGGAKAQAKNNKKPPPPKPVIPSAAKRVDLYARALFPFTFLFFNVIYWSVYL; encoded by the exons GCTTTGCTGAGTTGTTGTAATATAAAGGTGCAAAAGGTGATCTTCTTATTGCTTATCATCTGTCTGTGGATGGAAGGAGGGTTCACCAAAGAAAAATCAACAAAGAAGGGAAAGAAGAAAGGAAAACAGGTTTACTGTCCTTC GCAGCTGTCATCAGAGGATCTGGCACGGGTTCCTGCAAACACTACTAGTAACATCCTTAACAGACTTTTGGTCACTTATGATCCAAGAATCCGTCCAAACTTCAAAG gtattCCTGTAGAGGACCGCGTGAACATTTTTATAAACAGCTTTGGGTCCATCCAGGAGACAACCATG GACTATCGTGTGAATATCTTTTTGAGACAGCGCTGGAACGACCCCAGACTCAGGCTTCCTCAGGACTTCAAGTCCGATTCGCTCACTGTCGACCCCAAGATGTTCAAGTGTCTATGGAAGCCTGATCTTTTCTTTGCCAATGAAAAGAGTGCCAACTTTCATGACGTTACTCAGGAGAACATCCTGCTGTTTATCTTCAGAAACGGAGATGTCCTCATCAGCATGAG GTTGTCAGTTACCCTCTCTTGTCCACTTGACTTGACCCTCTTCCCTATGGATACTCAACGATGCAAAATGCAGCTTGAGAGCT TTGGCTACACCACAGATGACCTGCAGTTCATGTGGCAGTCTGGAGACCCTGTGCAGATGGAAGAAATTGCTTTACCTCAGTTTGATATTAAACAAGAGGACATTGAATATGGCAACTGCACTAAGTTTTACTCAGGGACAG GATACTACACGTGCGTGGAGGTGATCTTTACTCTGAGAAGGCAGGTGGGCTTCTACATGATGGGTGTGTACGCTCCCACCCTGCTCATTGTCGTGCTCTCCTGGCTCTCCTTTTGGATCAACCCTGATGCCAGCGCCGCTCGAGTGCCTCTGG GGATCCTGTCAGTGCTTTCTCTCTCCTCTGAGTGCACCTCTCTGGCCTCTGAACTGCCCAAGGTCTCCTATGTAAAAGCTATTGACATCTGGCTGATTGCCTGTTTGCTTTTTGGCTTCGCCTCTCTGGTAGAATACGCTGTAGTACAGGTGATGCTTAACAGCCCTAAACGCTTGGAGGCAGAAAGAGCAAAGATTGCCTGCAAGGAGAAGGCGGAGGGAAAGACCCCTGCCAAAAACACCATCAATGGCATGGGGACCCCGATACACGTCAGTACGCTTCAG GTGACAGAAACAAGGTGTAAAAAGGTATGCACCTCCAAGTCAGATTTGCGCTCCAATGACTTCAGCATCGTGGGCTCGCTGCCACGAGACTTTGAGCTATCAAACTTCGACTGCTACGGCAAGCCCATCGAGTCTGGCGGTGCAAAAGCGCAAGCCAAGAACAACAAGAAGCCGCCACCCCCTAAACCTGTCATACCCTCGGCAGCCAAACGCGTTGATCTTTATGCTCGTGCACTCTTTCCATTTACCTTCCTGTTCTTTAATGTCATTTACTGGTCCGTGTATTTGTGA